The Primulina tabacum isolate GXHZ01 chromosome 10, ASM2559414v2, whole genome shotgun sequence region TCATGATGTTTCTTTAAAAAATCAGAGCTTAAAACTATGCGTTGTTTTATTTCAGCATTATCTGGGATGCTACAGCTTCAAGAGCAAAACGCTGCAGGATGAATACAGTCCAGAAGGTTTGTGTAGAGCTTCCATGTATGCTTTGTTTGTGGAGGAGGAACTCGAATCCTGGCCAGAAAAAAGCCAGAGAGAAAGAAGTTGGCTAACCATTCCTGAAGCCATTGCATGCTGCAGACATGCTTGGATGCGAGAGGCCGTCGAAGAAGGTTTCTCGAAGTGGTTTGCCGATGGCATGGTTAGAACATTGCcagaaaaaaactaaaaaaagaAATTCCTAATTTGACGATTATTCGAGCATTGAAGCCTCTACAAAGTGGAAGTGACATGCAAATATCTATGTTATTTTAGGTGTTCAGAATGCTTTGATAAACTTTTTTTGGTCCATTAATTAGTTGAGAATAGGGAGGATTAAATTACAAATTTGCCATACTTTACGGCAATGTTTGTTTATTCAACAACTTTACTGATTGATTGATACCTGATTATGGCAAAACCTTTTGGTTTGCTGGTTCGTGCCGATTTTGGAAAGGATGTCTGGAGACTTGTTTTGTCATAGACActtcaaaaaattatttgatacaTTATCTCGTAACACACGGTACCCTTTTTTTTGGGCACTTGTAATGACTTAGGTTTGAGAcgctttttttaaataaaaaaaattaatagaagctaaacattaaaaatatttcttaactTTCTATTGATATCTATATTTTTCGTTATTTGAATATTTATAACGAGAAAATTGGATTTTTTATCTTAAATTTTTGTtgtaattttgattatttatgttatttcgGTCGGTTTAAATTTTTTGTGAAAATTATAACTGTTTTATAATGTGGTGCTGACAAGAAACCAACGAGACATTGATGTGTAATTAACACATCAGTACTTTCAACAAACTTCATGAGATACATCTAAATAAAGCTTTTTCTCTGAGGTGGATAACGCAAAAAACATTGAGTATGTTGGCCTTGAAACACCCATAAACACCACaaatgtattaaaaaaaatgcatTTCATTCCGAGCTGAACGGAAACAAGATAATGAAAATTAAGTTTACCAGAACCCCCGGAGCATAGCAATACTTGTAAGTGATCTTTGGTGCCTATCAGTGGATGATCAACATTTATAAAGAAAGGTCAAATTTGACTAATCTCTGTCATTGGTACAAGTTCttacacatacacacacatatatatatacagataCCAAGAACTGAAATGAAAAACCTGGATACGATTCTATGAACTAATGAACATGCTAGATGATCAGAGAAGCAAAAAGGGAATCCTAAAACCTTCCATTTCCTATGGTTGAGTGAAAATTTCTTAAGGTGGTGAAAAGCTACAAATGAGCGCACACGAttcaatttcatatttttacatgatatacagAAGGTGTGAGAAACTAATGCTCATTTTTAACACGTGCCTTCAATATTCCAGGAAGGGAAGGCGAGGCAGGAGGAATGGCCGGAATGTTTGATGTTGAAGGATGAGGGATTTGAGGTTGGTAATTGGGCACATGGGAGCGGGAGCTCTCCCCTCCATCACTTGGTTTTTCGCAAAATTTCATTGCTTTGAGAATGTAATAATCATCATGTAGCTCAAAAGGAGTGCTGCAAAGAAATGAAAGAATCTTGTGTTAGGAACATTGGAATCATTGTTTCCTTAAACATGTTGATTCAATTCAACGCATGTACAGTGTGGGGCcacataaaatttgaaattaatgcaATCCAAGCTTGTAAAAAACCCAGAAGAAAAATGCACTTAAATGGCTTGGGGGTACAAAAtatgttataaaaatatatgtgcATCATCACGTCTTTGTAGTCGCTCAAAACATTCTTTAAAAGTTAATCTGTGGCATGCAACAGAAACTTTCCTTCAGCTAATTACGTACTCAGGGCAAATGCCTTGAAAAATTCCCTTACCTATTAAAATCAAAATGCACCAACTGCATATCTTCAGATATTTCCACCTCCACTGTGGCATGAGGACGAgtctataatttttaaaaagcaAATATAAGAATGATATCCAAAAGTGCATCTTAGCTCTATTTCAAACGATCATGAAAACAAACCCAATGAAGAATAAAAACCATAAGCATGGTTATACACAAGATATCACTATTATAGTTTATCTTCATGTAAGTGCAACCTGGTCAAAAGCTTTTCCGAATGTAGTATGCCATTTTACAAAGTCCTTTTAACAGAAATACAAAAGAAACCAATGAggcaaaataaattttgatgatGTTCTTTCCATGCACTGTTTGAATTTCCACTTCGCCTTATGTGAATGAATGTCAAGGTTGTTCATGGAAAGTCCCCATAAATGCTAAACATTCAAGGGCACTTCAATCATGATTAATTGATAAGGAAAAAAACCTTAATACATATATTAAATTGTCAATCCTATTTAACACCGAGAGAAAAGCCAAGAAAGAGCCAATCATGAATGTACCAATTTATTTTGAGCAAGAGCCAAAGGGGTAGTGCCCGAGCTTGAGCTGAAATGTTGTTCACGAGCTTTCAagctcaaaaataatttttatatttaaataatgatacaataaattttaattttatgtatgtggtattaatattattaactaatataattttatatatagagCTCGTGAAAGAGTTCACGAGCTTGACCGCGAGCCAACCTCATGATTTGAGATGTGAACATATTTATGAACAGATTTCATAAACCTGATTTGAGAATGTGAGCTGGCTCACGAGCCGAACAAATTTATTTTGAGCTCAAAGAGCTTGAACTCGACCTTTTGTGGTTGAGAATTTCAGGAGCTCAGACATGCATATATAACAAACATCACAAAATTAaagtttctttttgaaaaagcATGTGCCAATGTTGACAGAAATAACAATCAACTCTACCTGAACCAAAATAAAAGGCAATGCCACTCCACCACTTGGAGTGTTTCCTGAGCTATATAGTTCTTCATTCCGCCGTATCAGGTTTTGAAGGCCAACATACTGCAGCAAAGAATTGGAATGGAGAAATCGAAAGAAGTGATACTATGGAAAAAATGAAATTAAGTTACACATCAAGAAATCAAATTCAAATGAACCTCAGTGAAGCAGTCAGTTACATAAGAAAGAAATCTTAAATCAAATTCCAATGAACCTCAGTGAAGCAATCAGTGTACACAAGAAAGAATATTACTTGTTCCTCAAGCTCTTCCAAATATGCTGCTTTCTTTTCAATTCGATTTCTAAGTCCAAGACTTTCAGTCTGCATTCAATTTATTCCGTTGGGATGAATTAGCTAGCAGGCTAatgtaaataaaaattatttcgcACAGTAAGAGTGAATCCGGAAAAAATGGCCCATTCATGTGATGAAATGTAAAAGGTAAAGAACATGGTAAAAAGAAGGAATGGAAATCTAACCTTAAGTTCTTTGATGTCATTCAGACTAGTCCGCGGTAGACCCTTCCATTGAATTTCCTTTTTATCTTTAGAAATTATATCCATTGCCATTAGCACATTTAAAGCATCATATACCCTTCGACGTATGTTTTTCTCATCATATTGTTGCTGCCATACGGTCAAAATTTAAAACCTGGACAACAGGTTTTGCAGCAAAACATGATATAAAACTAAAGTTCCAAAACAGTAACAAACCTGATCTGGAGATGTTACACAATTGCTAGGATCTGCAAATTCAGCGACAAGTTCATCAGCAACCTGAGGAGAAATTATTTGTCAGATTCAGATAGAAAAGGATAGAGACATCATTACAGTGATTGAAATGGTGAAAGTTGCAGGACTAAACCACCATACGGCACCACAAATTGGAAAATGCCAAATAAATACAGAAGTAGACAAATAGCACATGACTCCAGACCTCTTAAACATTTCCTCTAATATCAAACCATCATGACAATTAGGATATCATGAGCAATACCCAAATTGAATAAACCAAAAGCAGGTAAGAGAAATTTTGCGATTAACTTTAACAAAAAGGGAAACAGAGGGAATTTACGTAAGCCATCTGACCTCATTATATGTAGTTCTCCCTTTGCTTTCCACTTTCTCGCACACTATCCACAATGAAAACAAAGATTAACCATTACTCAACCCAAATAAAGAGTcataatgaaataaaattttgataactGATAAGCCACAGTAATAGCCACCATTTGATTTGTGTTTTTAGTTAAACTATTATCTCTTACAGTTAAAACTATTCCCTACTATAATTTCCTTCTTGGAACCACGAAGTGGTGAtaatacataattttttaagatttcttaAGAGTGAAACACAACAAAAACCAAACTTACTTATCAGTTATTTTACACACCCTTAAGTCTACATGACCATGTCAGATTTTGTACTACGTACAGCAGAATAGCATTCAATGCTTTGCGATAAGCATAAACGGAAGACTGTTACCAGTTTAACGATGCAAGATAATTCACAAGGCAATTAGAGCCCATAACGCATGAATGAATTGGTCGTTCCTTCGTAATCAATTTAAAGAAAGTAAGCACATATATTTAGAATTGATATCCCATTGGTTCTCTAGTTCTACATCATACAAAGTATCAAATTGAATAAGGCAAGTAAATTAACCATTCTAATCCCATTAAAGAGACATGCAGTATCTTGTTATAATTCTGTATTTACAAAGTCCTTTCCAGCTTTTCCATCTCAACACTGTAGTAGAGGACAAACCATTGCCTCCACATAAAAGGTTTGATCTCCTATGATAAGTAGGAGGGAAGGTAATCATTAGTCTATGAAGTTAGGCAACCAGCAAAACATAATATTAGCCATTGTATGCTTTATATTTTGGCTCTGGCTAACATGACAACTAACCAAGACCTCATGGATAGCTTGTTACACTTTGTGGTTGCCTAGTTACCTCTTGTTCTCATGTCTGCAAGCCGCGAGGAATCATTTAGTTGGTAATGTAATTATGGCCCACAAAAAATCTGCCAAAAAGCAACGCACCACTGCTACCACATTTGTAAGTTATGTTTAGATTGCTCAACACTGCAACTTGATCTTTTATTGTCAGTGGTCTAAATCGCCTTCAGGCGCACCACCTTTCTCCTAGGCGGTAATGTAGGCGGTCGAGGTGAGATGGGGCAGGTTAGGCGGGCGGGCAAaaggtccataaaaatttaaaaaatcatagttACTAATATATTATAATCTATGTCTTCAAAACATGATCCCAATCCAATCACCAACAAGCCCTACCTCCTCCACCTCAAATCGCTGCCGCCGCCAGGCCAGTCCACTAGATTATAACTTCTAGTTTCTAATAAACATCATTTAATTTATGCatatattgcatgattatataaaattaaatataaaaaaagtcAATCATCTAAGCGGCCGAGGTGGTACAGGGTCACTGACCGCCCCGCCACCGCCATTTACAACATTGTTTATTATTTAACAGCCCTAAACTTCACAATTCTGATTAGGTGCAATGAACAAATTTTGTAAGCATGGGTAGAATGGGTTTCTGGAAGGCTACATGTTTACTGTTCAGGACCAAGAATAATCTACCGCACAAGCTAATGATGGACAAATATTTGTAGGCCATCAACATGGTAACTTCTAGAGAATGTCAAGATTATAGCTAAAAGGAATTGATTGACTAGTTATGGGTACATCCTTGAGGATTTGCATAATAGTATCAAGCACATTCTAAATTCTTTCTATTACAGCAGAACAGTAACTCGCTCACACAAATTAAGGCTTGTTGACCAAAGTCCAAACCACATGAATTCCTTAACTTGCTTTTATTAcccatttattaattattttatagagAAGCCCTCTAACTCAAAAAATGTGAACCATACCTGATGCCAGCCTAACAGAAACCCGACTAAGAAAATGTGTCACTGCCAAATAACGTATGAATTCTGATCATTAGTTCATTAATACTTTATTAACCAAATATAGTCGTGCCCAACGATAACAGACCCtttgaaaacaaatttatttTGTGACCAAAGTCACCATAATTCTGTGTCATTCCCATGTGTGAAGAACGAGAGGATAAATTACTATGCACAAATTAAAGCTCATAAATTTCACAAAGATATGCTTTCATGTTAAATTCTGCACTGGCTTCCCAAATTTGACTCATTCTGTGCTTGTTTATTTAGTCTTAAAAAGCAGAAGTTACTATGTTAGTTATATACACCATCTCTTGAATGCAATCTCGCCGGACAACTATCTACAAAGAATAAACTTTGAAATGTTCATTTGAACATGCTGCGTAGGTAACAATTTCAGAAAGAATGAAATGGAATAAGAACATATGATAAACAAAAACCTTTCATGCTAAACTGGCGAAGCCCTCGACCACCCTTATCGCCACCAACAGCACGCTGACCTCTCTTCTTCTTCCCTTTGCTGTTTAAAAAAAAGTATGATACAATTACAGTTGCAAAGGGAAAGAAGATTCTCACTGTCAGAGACGGCATTCACATTTGTAAACATTccaaaagttcttctaactgtGAGTAGTGATCAGCAGGGTTACACACAATTAATTCAACTTTCTCTGTGTTAGTCATGTCATGTGAACCATAGCTCAATCATTGGCACaaataatgttaaaaaaaaCCTTTTTGTCCAATCTTTTTATGCGGTGGTATGAAATATAGTGATCCCGCATTAGTTTCCCGGACCCCTAAATCTAGGATAATATGGCGTATAAACCCACAACCTATATTGTCCTTTTCCTTAACTCCTCAGATGTACGTGGTTTACAATGTTCATTGCATATCAACAAGGTCTTCTTCTCACTGCAACAATTCTGCAATGTTTACTCTTTGACTTTTTTATTTGAAACTATAAATCCACAAAACTAATCAGCAAGATTCAAGTGGTTATAAATCACATTATACTAGCTTTAAAGGCCTCTGGCCTGCAGCACAATGAAGTGAAATGAAAGACTCATCGTCTCACCCAGATGTCCCCTGAGATCCAGCATCGTCTCCTTGGATATCAAGATTGTACAACCGAAGGCAAGTGCTCTCACTGACTGGAGTTGCCACCGCAGACTCGCTTCGGCTCGAGGGAGAACCCACACTTCCGCTTGTCGTTCTAGATTGACCAGAAACAGTGGTTCCCCATGACCTAGTAGCTCCTCCACCAGCACCTAAAGAAGCAGTTGATAGGTTCCTATTCCCATCGGCTGGATTAGTATTGTTGCTGTTGGTGCCACGATTCACCATTTCCCCAGATAAGCATACAGAGATTCAAACTACAACGACCAGAATGATGACTCGAAATTTATGAAAATTGCCAGTAAATCTAGTGAAAATCAAAATCCTAGGAATCAAAGAAGATCTTGGTTTCGAGAAGAATAATCCACAAAGTAGATTATACAGAAGAACCAGCAAAAACCTAGGAAATTTCAGAAGCACCGCACAGCAAAGAATCCAGAAATATAAGAAGCCGCCACAAAAAATCCTGTGCTTGAGGATTTAATCCGAAAACCCAcaaagagaaaaacaaaataaatccaAAGACAAACCCAGGTCAGCACCACACCAGACGGTAAAATTCTTTGAAGGGGCGGTCGAATTTACCCATATAAAACATCAAGAGACTAGGGTTCACGTCCACTGACTTACAACTGTCAATTGTAACTGCTACAACCCAACAAAAAGGGTCAGTTTTCAATATTAGCTCAGTCACTCCCCAAACTCCTCTTTCCCCACAGTATTTTTTTCAACGTACAACCACAAATCAAAAGCACTTAGCCTAAAATTTGTGAAACTTTTGGTTAGGTTTATGAATCAAATAGCGAAGTGCGAAGGAAGAAGTACGAGTTTCTTGATCTGTCGAAGAAAGTGGAGGAAGCGTTCTGTGAATGCGAGGAAAATAATGAGGGAGGGaaatcatttttcctttttcctttaattaaataaatatattaataattaataaaacaacaAACGAAAAAAGATTATTACTGATTAATGAAAATATAAATTGTCGGGTTAAATATCGTTTAATTTCAAGGTTCTAAGAGTAAAATTGCAATAAACTTTcggttttttttatttgttgtcttttaaataatttcaacATTTGTGATCTAAGGGGTATGTTTGTTTTTTTAGTTGTTTTGAGTATGTGTTACAAAAATCCTTGAAATATCCACTTATCACAAATATCATCTCGTTTTCACTTCTTAAATATTTAGACCCTCCGTTTTTCCAATCCGAGTTGTTGGAATTTTTCCCGTCTCGATCGATATTGAGATAATTATCAGGCGTATAATCTTCGTCCGATAGGATTCTCGGTCATACCCAAATTatcaatatattataataataagagCAGGTCTCTTGtaaagacggtctcacgaatttttatctgtgagacgggtcaatcctaccgatattcacaataaaaagtaatactcttagcataaatcCCAAACCCCCAAACCCCACGAcctgaatatcggtagggttgacccgtatcatagataaagattcgtgagattgtctcacaagagacttactatTTTTCACAGCCGCTTAAAAAACTTTCAGCTCAATTAATTTATGTTGTATTTAgaaaaatgaatttgaaattcatatatttcaattattgtttTATTGTTAATAATAAATTCATATTTACTTAGTTACAAATcagtcaaaaaaaaaagtaaaataaattttaaatacatcTATTATtgagtaaattttaaatttattataattaatgtaaaatattttataaacacgtaagaaataattttaaaatatctaattttttttttaactataaaaaaatatatctgaAATTGTAATTATTTTCGGGCATTGATGCCGAGGTTTACAAGTTTGCACCTTTATCTTCGCCCGCTCTTCTATACCTCAGAACCAAGCACCATCATTCTCCCGATACGACATTTTTAAGAAGGAAGGAAAAAGGGCGAAGGGTTTTACGTTAATGGCTCTGCTACTGAGGCCAAACTTATCTGCGAAACGCATGGCCTCACGTTTCTTGTGTTCTTCTTTCATTCACACTCTGAACTTCGATGGTAAATGTAGTATCACTGTTTCTTCAACTCTTGCACGACCCTCTGTACTTCATATCAGCAGGTGAATCATTTTCCATTTCTTGAATATCATGTTGGGGTGTATCGATTTTTTGAGCTAGTTTCTATTGCGGGTTTCCCTGGAAAATATTGGAGAAACGAAATACGTGTTGGGTTGTGCAGCGTGTGTGTGTGCCTGTTCATTATTTTAGGTGCTgtacataaattttatttgatgTATAAGTGTTTTTAAGCACCCATTTGCTTAAGGCAGCGCTTTCAAGCGAAAGACGCTTATAATCTTCAAGGACTATGGGAATACCAAGTTTAAGTTTTACTAATATTTATCCTTGGAAACTTATGGGACAACGTTAGAGTACCAGGGTTCTGTATTTTAGTTGTCAATTTTATGAAAGTTTCAGAATTTTAACAGGATTAGCGGCTTTCCATCTACGCTGTAAGTTGTCCTCGTTTTGGTTTTCGTTAACTGGAATTAGAAACTGAATCGTAACCTAGTTTTAAGTAATTGCGCGGGGGTATGCATTTTTATCGAACACCAATGGTGTAACTATGTAGAAATGTGCGACTTCGAGCATTAGGGTGTGGAAaagttttcttttaactttTTCTTGATTCTATTTCATGTGTTATTGTTTGTTATCTTTGTTTACGGTCTTGTTTGTTTCAGGGTGAGTGATAATTTGAGAGGTGTTTCGAGTAAGCATTTTCCATGGAATATAGTGTCCCCCAGAGCATTCATGTCATCAAGTATCAGCACTGAGGCTTTTCTTGAGAGTAAAGTTTCAAAAGAATATGGGTCAGAGCAGATTCAGGTGAATTACATAGATGAATATGTATCCTCGCTGCGCTATTTTTTACCTGAGCGTGTCTATACAGAATCAGTGCTTCTGATTAAACTTTTTCTGTCAAGGTATTAGAAGGGTTAGACCCCGTGAGGAAACGGCCTGGCATGTACATTGGAAGCACCGGCTTCCGTGGGCTGCATCATTTGGtttatttctctcttttttcttgCAATATACATTCTTGTGATGTGCTAAGCGGATGATTGCCGGAATTATGTCAGTAATTTGTTGATCTTACTTCTTTTTAAG contains the following coding sequences:
- the LOC142506258 gene encoding nudix hydrolase 16, mitochondrial-like, with product MSELVARTGRHQQRYEDGYRLIAGCIPFKCINVENNGGDSSEMIVEVLMINSTSGPGLLFPKGGWENDETVEEAAVREAVEEAGVRGDLMHYLGCYSFKSKTLQDEYSPEGLCRASMYALFVEEELESWPEKSQRERSWLTIPEAIACCRHAWMREAVEEGFSKWFADGMVRTLPEKN
- the LOC142505091 gene encoding transcription factor-like protein DPB, which encodes MVNRGTNSNNTNPADGNRNLSTASLGAGGGATRSWGTTVSGQSRTTSGSVGSPSSRSESAVATPVSESTCLRLYNLDIQGDDAGSQGTSGKGKKKRGQRAVGGDKGGRGLRQFSMKVCEKVESKGRTTYNEVADELVAEFADPSNCVTSPDQQQYDEKNIRRRVYDALNVLMAMDIISKDKKEIQWKGLPRTSLNDIKELKTESLGLRNRIEKKAAYLEELEEQYVGLQNLIRRNEELYSSGNTPSGGVALPFILVQTRPHATVEVEISEDMQLVHFDFNSTPFELHDDYYILKAMKFCEKPSDGGESSRSHVPNYQPQIPHPSTSNIPAIPPASPSLPGILKARVKNEH